A section of the Sander vitreus isolate 19-12246 chromosome 19, sanVit1, whole genome shotgun sequence genome encodes:
- the LOC144534007 gene encoding uncharacterized protein LOC144534007 isoform X2, with protein sequence MFQSLDLLALSFLLLMVKSQQDTILPPQNVSLRWINDFRPALSWSPPQHSMKNCYYKVQSETTEEDSEKEHITPNTTWDAHIVMEGGYLWFSVETVCEGNSSTKVVKKTNYTDLVKDLQCYSHSAKQTHCFWLPDTHAPDLKFYYQLQNEDFTVTANGKSPFNLTECLEYRYTDGVRTGCNLEATISQSIAILLNGTHNNSLARNTFKKWPKKNMRPPALNWTFTETWDHFLNISWTPPDIPVQWTYKINYTECDEVKILSSSVRLDGERWWTAIFRSLQRCSIGFRSGLWLGQSRMVTELFRSHSFVILAVCLGSLSCWKVNLRPSLRS encoded by the exons ACACAATCTTACCACCACAAAATGTGTCCCTACGATGGATTAATGATTTTCGACCAGCGTTGTCCTGGTCACCACCACAGCATTCAATGAAAAACTGCTACTATAAAGTGCAATCAGAGACCACGGAGGAAGACAGCGAGAAGGAACAT ATCACCCCTAATACTACTTGGGATGCACACATTGTGATGGAAGGAGGATATCTGTGGTTCAGTGTTGAAACTGTCTGTGAAGGCAATAGTAGTACGAAGGTTGTCAAGAAAACCAACTACACAG ACCTGGTGAAGGATTTGCAGTGCTACAGCCATTCCGCTAAACAAACTCACTGCTTCTGGCTCCCAGACACTCACGCTCCAGATCTAAAGTTTTACTATCA GTTACAGAATGAGGATTTCACCGTCACTGCCAACGGCAAGTCCCCCTTCAACCTAACAGAGTGCTTAGAGTACCGTTACACTGACGGGGTGAGGACTGGTTGTAATCTGGAGGCGACCATCTCCCAGTCCATCGCTATCTTGTTGAATGGAACGCATAACAACAGCCTTGCCAGGAACACCTTCAAAAAATGGCCTAAAAAGAATA TGAGACCTCCTGCCCTTAATTGGACATTCACTGAAACTTGGGATCATTTCCTTAATATCAGCTGGACTCCTCCTGACATCCCAGTGCAATGgacatataaaataaattacactgAGTGTGATGAAGTAAAG atcctctccagttccgtcaggttggatggtgaacgttggtggacagccattttcaggtctctccagagatgctcaattgggtttaggtcagggctctggctgggccagtcaagaatggtcacagagttgttccgaagccactccttcgttattttagctgtgtgcttagggtcattgtcttgttggaaggtgaaccttcggcccagtctgaggtcctga